The following are encoded together in the Synchiropus splendidus isolate RoL2022-P1 chromosome 7, RoL_Sspl_1.0, whole genome shotgun sequence genome:
- the ak6 gene encoding adenylate kinase isoenzyme 6: MKMKKLPNILLTGTPGVGKTTLGKELAERTALTYVNIGDLAKEGQLYDGFDEEYQCPILDEDRVVDELEDKMAEGGVIVDYHGCDLFPERWFHIVFVLSTENGQLYSRLESRGYSGKKLQDNVQCEIFQTIYEEAMEAYREEIVHQLPSNTPEDLERNLEQIAQWTEQWVKDNN, from the exons atgaagatgaagaagctgCCTAACATCCTGCTCACAG GAACCCCGGGTGTGGGAAAGACGACTCTGGGGAAGGAGCTGGCTGAGCGCACGGCTCTGACTTACGTGAACATAGGTGACCTGGCCAAAGAAG GACAGCTGTATGATGGCTTTGACGAGGAGTACCAGTGCCCCATCCTGGATGAGGACAGG GTTGTGGACGAGTTGGAGGACAAAATGGCGGAGGGTGGCGTGATTGTGGACTACCATGGATGTGACCTGTTCCCTGAGCGCTGGTTCCACATCGTCTTCGTCCTCAGCACAGAAAACGGGCAGCTGTACTCTCGGTTGGAGAGCAG GGGCTACAGTGGGAAGAAGCTGCAGGACAACGTGCAGTGTGAGATCTTCCAGACCATTTATGAGGAAGCCATGGAGGCGTACAGAGAGGAGATCGTGCATCAGCTGCCGAGCAACACACCGGAGGATCTGGAGCGGAACCTGGAGCAGATCGCCCAGTGGACAGAGCAGTGGGTGAAGGACAACAACTAG
- the ydjc gene encoding carbohydrate deacetylase has product MPQPRLKLVVTGDDFGYCPRRNQGIVDCFLAGGISSVSLLVNGSAAQEAADLAKRHSIPIGLHANLSEGVPVSPSLQQASTLVNPQGFFHGKAGFRQQLEKQQLSMEQVEVELRAQVQRFTELTGHLPQHMDGHQHVHILPEVRGVFAQVLSDLKIPYTRVPVEPGLHSCSWLPAHLRRFYTQVEKDALESIPVFSRCGIRWPDVYLGLTTMGQNMSVANLQRALGHALATDKPVVTAELMVHPGYPSSPMEGGCGEGPDDFSQSEERQHELRVLTEPALLHLYKQQRVQLCAFRDLSGTSCVREANQ; this is encoded by the exons ATGCCTCAGCCCAGATTGAAGCTGGTGGTGACGGGAGATGACTTTGGCTACTGTCCGAGGAGGAACCAGGGGATTGTGGACTGCTTTTTGGCGGGGGGCATCTCCAGCGTCTCCCTGCTGGTCAATGGCAGCGCGGCCCAGGAGGCAGCTGATCTGGCCAAAAG ACACAGCATCCCCATCGGCCTCCACGCCAACCTGTCCGAGGGGGTCCCGGTGAGTCCCAGTCTTCAACAGGCCTCGACGCTGGTCAACCCTCAGGGCTTCTTTCACGGCAAGGCAGGCTtccggcagcagctggagaaacAGCAGCTCAGCATGGAGCAG GTGGAGGTGGAACTGAGGGCTCAGGTCCAGCGCTTCACAGAGCTGACGGGACACTTGCCTCAGCACATGGACGGGCACCAGCATGTCCACATCCTGCCAG aggtgcgaggcgTGTTCGCTCAGGTCCTGTCTGACCTGAAGATTCCGTACACCCGGGTCCCGGTGGAGCCGGGCCTGCACAGCTGCTCCTGGCTGCCCGCGCACCTGAGACGGTTCTACACCCAAGTGGAGAAGGATGCCCTGGAGTCCATCCCAGTCTTCTCCCGCTGTGGGATCAG GTGGCCGGATGTTTACCTGGGCTTGACCACCATGGGTCAGAACATGTCTGTCGCCAACCTGCAGCGGGCGCTGGGCCACGCCCTGGCCACCGACAAGCCCGTGGTGACGGCGGAGCTGATGGTGCACCCGGGGTACCCCAGTTCTCCCATGGAGGGCGGCTGTGGAGAAGGTCCGGACGACTTCTCCCAGTCTGAGGAGCGGCAGCACGAGCTGAGGGTGCTGACCGAGCCCGCCCTGCTCCATCTGTACAAGCAGCAGAGGGTCCAACTCTGTGCCTTCAGGGACCTCTCAGGAACCTCCTGTGTCCGGGAAGCCAACCAGTGA
- the ube2l3b gene encoding ubiquitin-conjugating enzyme E2 L3b: protein MAASRRLLKELDEIRTSGMKNFRNIQVEESNLLSWQGLIVPDNPPYDKGAFRIEIIFPTEYPFKPPKITFKTKIYHPNIDEKGQVCLPVISAENWKPATKTDQVIQSLIALVNDPQPEHPLRADLAEEYSKDRKKFLKNAEEFTKKHGEKRPID, encoded by the exons ATGGCGGCGAGTAGGCGGCTGCTCAAG GAACTTGACGAGATTCGTACATCTGGAATGAAAAACTTCAGAAACATTCAAGTTGAAGAGTCGAACCTATTGTCATGGCAAGGGCTCATCGTTCCT GACAACCCTCCCTATGACAAAGGTGCGTTCAGGATCGAGATCATCTTCCCAACGGAATACCCCTTCAAGCCTCCCAAgatcacatttaaaacaaagatCTATCATCCCAACATCGATGAGAAGGGCCAGGTGTGCCTGCCTGTCATCAGTGCAGAGAACTGGAAGCCAGCCACCAAAACTGACCAAG TAATTCAGTCGCTGATCGCGCTGGTGAACGACCCGCAGCCGGAGCACCCCCTGAGGGCAGACCTAGCAGAAGAATACTCAAAGGACCGTAAAAAATTCTTGAAGAACGCAGAAGAATTTACAAAGAAACACGGTGAAAAGCGGCCAATAGACTGA
- the pias2 gene encoding E3 SUMO-protein ligase PIAS2: protein MNLQQSAPPIPPVHPDVQMKALPFYDVLDVLIKPSSLGAGAAQRYHQEKYFIFALTPQQVREVCISRDFLPGGRRDYMVQIQLRFCLSETSCPQEDTYPNSLCVKVNGKLFPLPGFAPPPKNGVEQKRPGRPLNITSLVRLTSAVPNQISVSWAPEIGKTYSISVYLVRQLTSPLLLQRLRMKGIRNPDHSRALIKEKLTADPDSEIATTSLRVSLMCPLGKMRLTVPCRAMTCSHLQCFDAALYLQMNEKKPTWICPVCDKKATYESLIIDGLFLEILNGCTDADEIKFQEDGSWCPMRPKKEAVQVPSQTVAKIETPQRQSAVILPPPESGPPKKADVIDLTLESSSSDDEDHDPPLKKSCVYISKSEDLLTKGVLTYQPSTMRVPTVQTLDPSFLTSTLADYTVPFRTSTLATIPADMQSLDLLSLIHADPQHYRPTMYMDSLTSSMQSAASASTSLSLVSSSSSHYEPSNHSSASIHDSQVKARSAGGAGGADSNISDIISLD, encoded by the exons ATGAATCTTCAGCAGTCAGCTCCTCCGATACCTCCTGTCCATCCTGATGTGCAGATGAAGGCACTGCCCTTCTATGATGTCCTCGATGTGCTGATCAAGCCTTCAAGTCTTG GAGCTGGTGCTGCACAGAGATACCACCAAGAGAAATACTTCATCTTTGCCTTGACACCTCAACAGGTTCGAGAAGTATGCATTTCTAG GGACTTTCTGCCTGGAGGCAGGCGGGATTACATGGTTCAAATTCAGCTGAG GTTTTGCTTGTCAGAAACCAGTTGCCCACAGGAGGATACCTACCCAAACAGTCTCTGTGTCAAAGTGAACGGAAAGCTCTTCCCGCTGCCG GGTTTTGCGCCACCTCCTAAAAATGGTGTGGAACAAAAGAGACCAGGACGTCCTCTAAATATTACATCCCTGGTCAGACTCACGTCTGCTGTACCCAATCAGATTTCAGTGTCATGGGCTCCTGAAATTGGAAAG aCTTATTCAATATCTGTGTACCTGGTGAGGCAGCTAACATCCCCTCTGCTCCTGCAGAGGCTGCGGATGAAGGGCATCAGGAACCCAGACCACTCCAGAGCCCTCA TTAAAGAGAAACTTACTGCAGATCCAGACAGTGAGATTGCGACCACAAGCCTTCGAGTCTCACTTATGTGTCCG TTAGGAAAGATGCGCCTGACGGTGCCATGCCGGGCCATGACCTGCTCTCACTTGCAGTGCTTTGATGCAGCCCTCTATCTGCAGATGAATGAGAAGAAACCCACTTGGATCTGTCCTGTGTGTGACAAGAAAGCTACGTATGAAAGTCTCATTATCGACGG TTTGTTTCTTGAGATCCTGAATGGTTGCACGGATGCAGATGAAATCAAGTTTCAGGAGGACGGCAGTTGGTGTCCGATGAGGCCAAAGAAAGAAGCTGTGCAGGTGCCCTCTCAAACTGTGGCCAAAATAGAGA CTCCACAGCGACAGTCGGCAGTGATTCTGCCTCCTCCTGAATCTGGCCCGCCCAAAAAGGCAGACGTCATCGATTTAACTCTAGAGAGCTCGTCGTCCGATGATGAGGATCATGACCCTCCTCTTAAGAAGAGCTGTGTTTACATTTCCAAGAGTGAGGATCTGCTAACGAAAGG AGTCCTGACTTACCAGCCGTCAACGATGCGTGTCCCCACTGTCCAGACGCTCGACCCGTCATTCCTGACATCCACCCTCGCTGACTACACGGTGCCCTTCCGCACGTCCACCCTGGCCACCATCCCTGCCGATATGCAGA GTTTGGATTTGTTGTCTTTAATTCATGCTGATCCACAG CATTACCGGCCGACGATGTACATGGACAGCCTGACCAGCAGTATGCAGAGTGCTGCATCAGCCAGCACCAGCTTGTCTCTCGTCTCATCGTCCAGCAGCCACTATGAGCCCAGCAACCACAGTAGCGCTTCCATCCATGACAGCCAAGTCAAGGCGCggtctgcagggggcgctggaggAGCTGACAGTAACATATCAGATATCATCTCACTAGACTGA